A section of the Roseivirga sp. BDSF3-8 genome encodes:
- a CDS encoding sodium-dependent transporter, which produces MSENKESWGTRVGLILAMAGNAVGLGNFLRFPVQAVQNGGGAFIIPYLVCFLIMGIPLLWIEWSMGRYGGRFQNHSTPFILDNMTKRRFWKYFGVFGIFTNVAVAAYYCYIESWTLSYVFHSLGQTFAGLGQQEVADFFNRYTTIGYSTTGIPYEAVVFYVLCLILNTYILSRGLQGGVEKVAKIGVPLLLIFGAFLAIRGFSLGTSGSPEGCTDCNSLLGLNFLWEPQFDSLANPKVWLAAAGQIFFTLSVGMGTIHCYSSYVKPKDDIALNAMSAGWMNGFVEIVLGASIVIPIAVGYLGLDWVKENAGFSMAFQTMPYLFDQWGTVLATFAGVAWFGLLFFAGITSSLAMGTPWMGFMEDEFSWSRNKAAWSFGGLVLLMGLPTVFFYKQGVFGEYDYWAGTVSLVIFALAETIIFAWIFGINNGWDELRRGSDIHVPGIFKPIMQFVTPVIILIVFLGSLIQPKDNNWEAAFAGNWELDPSSIIGKIQNKGVIANRSYFADEFESEFDGRVLAIGDGVNGRKTVVIGYDQTYYRDAQGVARAYSDDLDQNALGELVTFDSTAVSTTYVFKKDKELLVAVGDDVKTLQPIASGSFVNNIFYTDMSRLLMMSLFIFVCYLVHRATSIRRKTGRE; this is translated from the coding sequence ATGAGTGAAAATAAGGAATCTTGGGGTACCCGTGTTGGGCTTATCCTGGCAATGGCTGGCAACGCAGTTGGCCTTGGTAACTTCCTACGCTTTCCTGTTCAGGCCGTTCAGAACGGCGGCGGAGCGTTTATAATACCCTACCTGGTCTGCTTCCTGATTATGGGCATTCCCCTGCTTTGGATAGAGTGGTCTATGGGTAGGTACGGAGGCCGCTTTCAAAACCACTCCACACCCTTTATTCTTGATAACATGACCAAGAGAAGGTTCTGGAAATACTTCGGTGTATTCGGAATCTTCACTAATGTGGCGGTAGCAGCCTATTACTGTTACATTGAAAGCTGGACCCTGTCTTATGTTTTCCACTCACTGGGGCAGACCTTCGCCGGGTTGGGTCAGCAGGAAGTAGCCGACTTCTTTAACCGGTATACTACCATAGGGTATTCTACCACAGGAATTCCCTATGAGGCTGTAGTGTTCTACGTGCTTTGTCTTATCCTGAATACCTATATACTTTCCCGTGGCTTACAAGGTGGCGTGGAAAAGGTAGCTAAGATAGGGGTACCCTTGTTGCTTATCTTCGGGGCTTTCCTGGCTATAAGAGGGTTTTCGCTAGGTACGTCAGGCTCACCTGAAGGGTGTACGGATTGTAATTCGCTCCTTGGTCTTAACTTCCTTTGGGAGCCTCAGTTTGATAGCCTGGCCAACCCTAAGGTATGGCTGGCCGCGGCAGGGCAGATATTCTTTACCCTTTCCGTAGGTATGGGTACTATACATTGCTACTCATCTTATGTAAAACCTAAAGATGATATTGCCCTGAATGCCATGTCGGCAGGTTGGATGAATGGCTTCGTGGAGATTGTCCTTGGTGCCTCTATCGTTATTCCTATTGCGGTAGGATACCTTGGCCTTGACTGGGTAAAAGAAAATGCCGGATTCTCTATGGCTTTTCAAACGATGCCCTACCTCTTTGACCAGTGGGGTACGGTTCTGGCTACCTTTGCCGGGGTTGCCTGGTTCGGACTTCTCTTCTTCGCCGGTATTACTTCCAGCCTTGCTATGGGTACTCCCTGGATGGGCTTTATGGAAGATGAATTTAGCTGGAGCCGTAATAAAGCGGCCTGGTCTTTCGGTGGCCTTGTATTGTTGATGGGACTGCCTACTGTGTTCTTTTACAAGCAAGGCGTATTCGGTGAGTATGACTATTGGGCAGGTACCGTTTCGCTGGTGATCTTTGCCCTTGCCGAAACCATCATATTTGCCTGGATATTCGGTATTAATAATGGATGGGATGAGCTGAGAAGAGGTAGTGATATTCATGTGCCGGGTATCTTTAAGCCTATCATGCAATTCGTGACGCCGGTGATCATCCTTATCGTATTTTTAGGTAGCCTGATTCAGCCAAAAGATAATAACTGGGAGGCTGCCTTTGCCGGTAACTGGGAGCTTGATCCTTCGAGTATCATAGGTAAGATCCAAAATAAAGGCGTGATAGCTAACAGGTCTTATTTTGCGGATGAGTTTGAGTCTGAGTTCGATGGCCGCGTATTAGCTATTGGCGATGGCGTCAATGGCAGAAAGACGGTAGTCATTGGCTACGACCAAACGTATTACAGGGATGCCCAGGGCGTTGCCAGAGCTTACAGTGATGATCTTGATCAGAATGCTTTAGGAGAGCTGGTTACATTTGACAGTACTGCTGTATCCACTACGTATGTATTCAAAAAAGATAAGGAATTGCTGGTCGCTGTAGGTGATGATGTTAAAACACTGCAGCCTATAGCCAGTGGTAGCTTTGT